Proteins encoded together in one bacterium window:
- a CDS encoding lysophospholipid acyltransferase family protein gives MKKRGIVRTFMHRIEYISLVMAGAVLRTIPTAWVYVFVRILGFWAFHVFRIRRNVTMDNLRNALGGELTERKLEEIARRSYEHIGITFIELLLAPKLAGRILSIVDMSDADEAHRVFMQGRGIIMTTGHFGSWELNGASVVAAGIPVTVVAKSQSNPFVDTLITRYRELFGLRIVNLGAPIKHIVRALREGGAVGLISDQDVGRKGVYVDFFGRKASTPQGPAQLSLKYNTPLMVIMTVRTRPGRYKSYFREVDIYPGDTVESLTQRYTKVMEDVIRLYPEQYFWMHRRWKSSPQED, from the coding sequence TTGAAAAAGAGGGGTATCGTCAGGACATTCATGCACCGTATCGAGTATATTTCGCTCGTAATGGCCGGTGCTGTGTTGAGGACGATACCGACAGCCTGGGTATATGTATTTGTGCGGATTCTTGGGTTCTGGGCTTTCCATGTGTTCAGAATTCGCCGTAATGTCACCATGGACAATCTCAGGAATGCTCTGGGCGGGGAATTAACCGAACGAAAGCTGGAAGAGATAGCACGCCGGTCATATGAGCATATCGGAATAACATTCATCGAGCTGCTCCTCGCCCCGAAGCTGGCAGGCCGGATTCTTTCGATAGTCGATATGTCTGATGCCGATGAGGCTCACCGGGTATTCATGCAAGGTCGTGGAATTATCATGACCACCGGTCATTTCGGCAGCTGGGAACTGAATGGTGCGTCGGTTGTGGCTGCGGGTATTCCGGTGACTGTTGTGGCAAAATCCCAGTCCAATCCGTTTGTGGACACGTTGATAACACGGTATCGTGAATTGTTCGGCCTGAGGATTGTAAACCTCGGTGCACCGATTAAACATATCGTCCGGGCTTTGAGAGAAGGAGGCGCTGTCGGGCTTATTTCCGATCAGGATGTCGGCAGAAAAGGCGTATATGTGGATTTTTTCGGAAGGAAAGCTTCGACTCCTCAGGGGCCGGCGCAGCTTTCGCTGAAATATAACACTCCTCTGATGGTGATTATGACGGTCAGAACACGCCCGGGCCGTTATAAGTCTTATTTCCGTGAAGTCGATATTTACCCCGGTGATACGGTGGAATCGCTCACGCAGCGGTATACGAAAGTAATGGAGGATGTTATACGGCTTTATCCAGAGCAGTATTTCTGGATGCACCGCCGCTGGAAATCGTCACCTCAGGAAGATTGA
- the coaE gene encoding dephospho-CoA kinase (Dephospho-CoA kinase (CoaE) performs the final step in coenzyme A biosynthesis.): MIIGLTGCPGSGKSFLASEFEKHGWIVVDADKIGREIVENDQEILGKLAHVFGSDIIGPDGRLQRRVLAKRAFSGPEQTRKLNQIVHPLLILKIKEHVLALRSSGRDAVVDCALIFEWGIGNIFDKVVCVAADEDIRRKRLIRRDGRTSLEIDDLFAAQLSEEEKIRRADIVVQNNGSDDSLPDFGGILTHIHK, from the coding sequence ATGATAATCGGACTGACCGGATGTCCCGGTTCAGGGAAATCGTTTCTTGCCAGTGAGTTTGAAAAACACGGATGGATTGTTGTTGATGCCGATAAAATCGGCCGTGAGATAGTTGAAAACGATCAGGAGATTCTGGGAAAGCTGGCACATGTTTTTGGCAGCGATATAATCGGTCCCGATGGAAGACTTCAGAGACGGGTACTTGCCAAACGTGCTTTTTCCGGCCCTGAACAGACACGCAAGCTCAATCAGATTGTCCATCCGCTTCTTATACTGAAGATTAAAGAGCATGTTCTCGCGTTGCGATCCTCCGGGCGCGATGCTGTCGTGGACTGTGCTCTTATTTTCGAATGGGGAATCGGGAATATATTCGATAAAGTTGTTTGTGTTGCTGCCGATGAAGATATAAGAAGAAAACGGTTAATCCGGCGGGACGGTCGTACTTCGTTGGAAATTGATGATCTCTTTGCTGCTCAGCTTTCGGAGGAAGAAAAGATCAGAAGAGCCGATATCGTGGTACAAAACAACGGTTCTGATGATTCTTTACCTGATTTTGGGGGAATACTGACTCACATACATAAATGA
- a CDS encoding response regulator: MESDSLVKGAFKILVVDDEETIRDVLVDFLDSEGYTVKTADSGVTALPIVDDFEPHVVLLDIRMPDMDGLQCLRSIKDMNTRIQVVMMSGFATEHIAQKSLEIGAFDYINKPLCFNHLKNVLQFIKITKFVEYL, encoded by the coding sequence ATGGAAAGTGATTCTTTGGTAAAGGGAGCTTTTAAAATTCTTGTTGTGGACGATGAAGAAACAATCAGGGATGTTCTGGTTGATTTTCTCGATAGCGAGGGATATACTGTCAAAACCGCCGACAGCGGGGTTACCGCTTTACCAATAGTTGACGATTTCGAGCCCCACGTGGTATTGCTCGACATTCGCATGCCCGATATGGACGGTCTCCAGTGCCTTCGCTCTATTAAGGACATGAATACCCGGATTCAGGTAGTGATGATGTCAGGATTTGCTACAGAGCACATTGCCCAGAAATCCCTTGAAATCGGGGCATTTGATTACATAAACAAACCATTGTGTTTCAATCACCTCAAGAACGTTTTACAGTTCATTAAAATCACGAAATTTGTGGAGTATCTGTGA